In the genome of Acidobacteriota bacterium, one region contains:
- the xerD gene encoding site-specific tyrosine recombinase XerD yields MSALFEERFLSYLRVERGLSANTLTAYRNDLGKLSRFAKSCGKDPLSLKAEDLATFVRSLHNQRLNPKSIARALVAVRGFYKFLIQDGHLTLDPSANLETPKTWQSLPRFLATEEVDRLLSSPITSTDLGLRDKAMLEVLYATGLRVSELVSLTPGNLNLDLGFLTVFGKGDKERAVPLGRSAVEWTRKYLAVRTRLVLKGSAKPALFINDNGQPLTRQAFWRILVSYGEKAGIGHITPHLLRHSFATHLLENGADLRSVQMMLGHSDISTTQIYTHITNERLREIYKKFHPRA; encoded by the coding sequence ATGAGTGCGTTATTCGAAGAGAGGTTTTTGAGTTATCTGCGCGTCGAGCGAGGCCTGTCCGCCAATACGCTGACTGCGTACAGAAATGATCTGGGAAAGCTCTCCCGCTTTGCGAAATCGTGCGGCAAAGATCCCTTGTCGCTAAAGGCGGAGGATCTCGCGACGTTCGTGCGGTCGCTCCATAACCAACGCCTAAACCCTAAGTCCATAGCCAGGGCGTTGGTGGCCGTTCGAGGTTTCTATAAGTTCTTGATACAAGACGGGCATCTAACGCTCGACCCAAGCGCCAACCTCGAGACTCCCAAGACGTGGCAATCCCTGCCTCGGTTCCTTGCGACCGAGGAAGTTGACCGGCTGCTCAGCTCTCCAATTACATCGACAGACCTGGGATTGCGAGACAAGGCGATGCTCGAGGTTCTGTATGCCACTGGCCTTCGTGTTTCCGAGTTAGTTAGTTTGACGCCCGGAAACCTCAACCTCGATCTTGGATTTTTGACAGTCTTCGGGAAGGGGGACAAGGAGCGAGCGGTTCCACTAGGAAGGAGCGCAGTTGAATGGACGCGAAAGTATCTTGCCGTCCGCACGCGCCTAGTGCTTAAGGGCAGCGCAAAGCCAGCCCTGTTTATTAATGACAACGGGCAGCCTCTCACCAGGCAGGCGTTCTGGAGAATATTAGTGTCGTATGGTGAAAAGGCTGGAATCGGTCACATCACACCCCACTTGCTCAGACATAGCTTCGCTACTCATCTGCTCGAGAACGGCGCGGACCTTCGGTCAGTGCAAATGATGCTGGGACATAGCGACATAAGTACGACGCAGATTTATACACACATAACCAACGAGAGGCTTCGAGAAATATATAAGAAGTTCCACCCTCGGGCTTGA